The genomic interval TGCTCGCTCAGTTTCCCACTGAGTTCGTACCCATGCGCGACAACCCGTGGGAAACGGACATGACTCACGTGTGCGCGATCTCGGTCATGGACTTCGATCGCGACGGCGATCTGGATGTATTTCTCGGCTACAACGACGGTGCACCGCCCCGCCTCTACCGGAAAAACGGCCCCTCCTATGTGGACTGGTCCGAACGGTTCTGCTTCCGACCGGCCGAGGGAATGTTCGGCGCCGCGTGGCTGGATTTCAACAACGATCTGCGGCTCGATATGTTCCTGCCCGGCCCAGAAAAGCTGGACCGGATGTATGAGGGAGTGTGGATGTACAACACCAACTCCCTGTGGATGGCCAAGACCAACGCTTTCCTGATGGATCTGGCCAGTGATTGCCGGGATGCTCATCCGGTGGACGCCAACATGGACGGTTGGCCGGATCTGTTCCTGATCAATCAAACGACTCAAGGCTGCAAGTTGCTCATCAATCAGGAAGGCAACAATAACTGGACGAATATGACCGCCGCCAGCGGACTGCCCACCGGTGAGGCGGAGATTCCCCCCGAGCGCGTCTTGGCCGCCGCCTGGTGCGATTACGACGGGGATGGTGATCCCGATCTGGCGCTGGCTCAAGCGAGCAGCGGCGTGCGCCTCTATCGAAACGACGTGAGATCGCGGCACGAGTACATCAAGATCACCCTCTGCGGACCCTTGAGCAGCACGCCCCTCCAGGGCTGCAACGTGCTGATGTCCTTTGAGCGCTGCAAGCAAATCGCCACCACGACTCCCGTCACGCGGACGGCGGGAGGTGATCTGGCCTCGCTTACTTTGGTCAACCGGACGTTATCCAAGTCCGATCGCGTAGAACTCCTTGTGCAATGGCCAAATGGGATCAACCAGCACTATACGCTGTCCGACTTGACCCTGAG from bacterium carries:
- a CDS encoding T9SS type A sorting domain-containing protein — translated: MYRLSILLTLLMLFTATASADVVFRDATYLLPTHVGAVGAVAWGDVNNDGRPDLLVGGQQAVEGKLYLNMNDSFVDATVAYGIQPYMLRRVRSAEFVDYDQDGLLDLFLLTNDPYGLRLLRQNRSGQFQFVPVLDDEVSAQVRAAAWVDVDDDGRLDLVLSNTTTAQSPMTVLAQFPTEFVPMRDNPWETDMTHVCAISVMDFDRDGDLDVFLGYNDGAPPRLYRKNGPSYVDWSERFCFRPAEGMFGAAWLDFNNDLRLDMFLPGPEKLDRMYEGVWMYNTNSLWMAKTNAFLMDLASDCRDAHPVDANMDGWPDLFLINQTTQGCKLLINQEGNNNWTNMTAASGLPTGEAEIPPERVLAAAWCDYDGDGDPDLALAQASSGVRLYRNDVRSRHEYIKITLCGPLSSTPLQGCNVLMSFERCKQIATTTPVTRTAGGDLASLTLVNRTLSKSDRVELLVQWPNGINQHYTLSDLTLSEANVLHQPLTASRAGENIPVQPTLTDYSISPNPFNPTTTISFTLSEAVDVELRLYNLMGQEVATLVQGNYEAGAHRVAFNGGELPSGIYFSRLTAGPVTELKRMLLAK